The DNA segment AGCGATAATTACCCAATCGCCTTGTTGTAATGGCGCAGGTGATTCTGGGGCATCAAAGATGGTTATGTCTTCACCCAGTACGGCTTCAAGTAATTGTGATCGATCGGGAGAAATCGCAGCGTCCTCTGCAGATAGCTGGCCGGCCGCAACTTGCTCTGCCAATTTCGCTGCCATCGAGTGGTTTTCATTGATGCGTTTGACGCAATCATGACGAATTAACCACATCGGGCTGTCACCTACGCTCAGCCATTGAATAGAATCACCGTCGTAGACGACTGCAACCAAGGTTGTTCCCATCCCCTGCATATGGGGTTGCTCTGATATATATTGGTATAGGGCAAGGTTGGCTGCTTCCAACGCATCCAGCAAACGTTCTCTCATGTTGGGTGCAGTAGAATTATTGATAAAGCTTTGTTTAAACTCTTCAACAATTAACTTGCTAGCGATTTCTCCACCCGCCTGTCCCCCCATCCCATCGGCAAGCAGTAACAATCGGAATCCGTTGGGCCATGTCAGGACTGCGACTGTATCCTGCTGGCTTTCTCGGGTGCCTTGCATTTGCGCCCAGGCTAAATCAATTTTCAGCATTCGGTTGGCCCGCATTTAATCCCATGTGAAGCCTTCGCCGCACAGCGGAACGAAGCGCAAAACCGTATCGCCCAATAAA comes from the Ketobacter sp. MCCC 1A13808 genome and includes:
- a CDS encoding PP2C family protein-serine/threonine phosphatase, which gives rise to MLKIDLAWAQMQGTRESQQDTVAVLTWPNGFRLLLLADGMGGQAGGEIASKLIVEEFKQSFINNSTAPNMRERLLDALEAANLALYQYISEQPHMQGMGTTLVAVVYDGDSIQWLSVGDSPMWLIRHDCVKRINENHSMAAKLAEQVAAGQLSAEDAAISPDRSQLLEAVLGEDITIFDAPESPAPLQQGDWVIIASDGVETCSEQQLLSLSKHSDAAEDSTDTFVSKVLDSIEQAGKLSQDNASIIALRVTGPVEQSSGDTSGINKVVTARSR